CCTTCTCCCCCGACGGCACGCGGCTGTACTTCTCCAGCCAGCGCGGCACGAGCGGCAGCTCCTCGGGCGGCATCACCTACGAGGTGACGGGCCCGTTCCGCGCGTAGTTACCCGCGTAGCATCGCAGGTCGACCTGCCGTTGGGCGCCGCCGAGCAGGGCGGCGCCCAGCGGCGTCAGGGTGTGCAGGACGGCGTTGCCGTGGCGGAGGGTCGCGATGAGCCCGGCCTCGCGCAGCACGCCCGCGTGCTGACTGGCCGAGGCCAGCGACACCCCGGCCCTGCGGGCCAGCTCGCTGGTGGTGCCGCCGTCCCCGATGGCGTGCAGGACGGCCGAGCGGGTCTGGCCGACCAGCTTGGCGAGGGAGGAGCCGCCCGGCGCGCGGACGGTCGCCGTCTCGCCGTGCGTGACGGGGTAGACGAGGACCGGCGGCAGCTCCGGGTCCCGCAGGACGACCGGGGTCCCCCGGCAGAAGAACGAGGGCTGGAGCAGCAGTCCCCGCCCGTCGAGGTGGACGTCCCGGTCGACCGGGTAGTCCGCCTCCAGGACGGGTGCGCGCCAGCGCAGCATCGGCGGCAGCGAGGCGAGCAGCTCCTCGGCGCCGCCGTCCAGGAGCGCCCGGCCGCGGCGGGCCCGGTCGGCCTCGACGCGGGCCCGGATGTGCGGCCAGTACGGTTCGATCGCGGCCCGGTGGTAGCTGCGCAGGGCCCCCACGAGCCGGTCGAAGGGCTCCGCGCCGCCGTCGGCGAGGGCGCGCAGCGAGTGCGGCACGGTCCGGCCGCCGGAGCGGTCGGC
This is a stretch of genomic DNA from Streptomyces sp. R44. It encodes these proteins:
- a CDS encoding helix-turn-helix domain-containing protein; translated protein: MLRIHFTGNDLAGVRTAARPDVLWETILSFHRLRDRRGPVVYGEWRTDARMRLGGETRLLAALVPSRGYFPDFLTPAEGVHGLDEGLQAIRATEHGRLRDELSLLAADRSGGRTVPHSLRALADGGAEPFDRLVGALRSYHRAAIEPYWPHIRARVEADRARRGRALLDGGAEELLASLPPMLRWRAPVLEADYPVDRDVHLDGRGLLLQPSFFCRGTPVVLRDPELPPVLVYPVTHGETATVRAPGGSSLAKLVGQTRSAVLHAIGDGGTTSELARRAGVSLASASQHAGVLREAGLIATLRHGNAVLHTLTPLGAALLGGAQRQVDLRCYAGNYARNGPVTS